The Streptosporangiales bacterium DNA segment CACAACCTGCGGCGCCTCTTCACCACCAGCACAGCGACCACCCAGCCAGCATGACCCGGGCACACCCCCCGACTCACACATCCTCCCCATAGTCACGCCATCACCACACCGGACCCCAAAGCGCAACAGCCTCCAGGGCACGGTGAGGGTGCCCCTCACAGGCGGGATTGCGGGGTGACCGTGGTCAGAGGGCGCGGAAGAGGAGGACCGACAGCGGGATCGCCGCGGCGAGCACGAGGTAGAGCAGGAAGGTCACGCGGGTCCGGAGTCGACGCCTGCGCCGACGGCTGTCGCGGGTGTCGTCCGGGGGCTGCATCTCTCCTGCCCTCAGGGGCCTGCTCGGTGCCCTAGCGGGCGACCCGGCCCCGCTTGAGGCAGGAGGTGCAGACGTTGAGCCGCTTGCGGGTGCGGCCGACCATGGCGTGCACGGTCTGGATGTTCGGGTTGAACCGGCGGCGGGTGCGACGGTGCGAGTGCGAGATGTTGTTGCCGAACATCGGGCCCTTGCCACAGACGTCGCAGACGGCAGCCACGGTCAACTCCAACGAGATAGATAGACGTGCAGGATTGGCAGCCGTGTGATCGGCAGCCCCAAAAGCGTACCCGACCACCGCCGGGCGCGACGAATCCGGGTGTCGACATCCCGCGGCCGGACAGGCGGACGGATACCCTGCGCTCGTGGGAACGGCCCTGGACGCGGCGATGCTTCGCGACTGGTGTCGCGCCGCGGCGGACGACCTGTTCGGCGTGCGCGACGCGATCGACGCGCTCAACGTCTTCCCCGTGGCCGACGCGGACACCGGCACCAACCTCCACCTGACGATGACGGCGGCGGCCGACGCCCTCGCGACGCGGGCCGGTGAGGACCGGGCCGGCGACGCCTGGGCCGCGCTGTCGCGCGCGGCGCTGCTCGGGGCGCAGGGCAACTCGGGGGTCATCCTCAGCCAGCTGCTCCGCGGCGTCGCCGAGCACGCCCCGGCGGACGGCCCCGCGCTCGCGCGGGCGCTACGCCATGCCGCCGACGTCGCGTACGCCGCGGTCGGCGACCCGATCGAGGGCACCATGCTCACCGTGGCCACCGCGGCGGCGTCCGCCGCCGAGGTCGACTCGACCGGGCACGCCGACCTCGCGACGGTCGCCGACGCGGCCGCCCGCGGGGCGCGTGAGGCACTCGACCGCACGCCCGACCAGCTCGACGTGCTCGCCGAGGCGGGCGTGGTCGACGCCGGCGGGGCGGGCCTCGTGGTCGTCCTCGAGGCCCTCGCACGGGCGTGCGCGGGACGTCCTCGCGAGCCGGGTGACCTGCCGCACGTGCCCGCGCCCAGGGACGGCGTCCGGCCGCCGGTGCTCGCCGCGGTCGGTCCCGCGTACGAGGTGATGTACCTGCTCGACGCCGCCGACGACGCGGTCGAGGCGCTGCGCGACACGCTCGGCGGGCTCGGTGACTCCCTCGTCGTGGTCGGCGGTGACGGCGAGTGGAACGTCCACGTCCATGTCGACGACGCCGGCGCGGCGGTCGAGGCCGGCATCGGTGCGGGTCGCCCCCACCGGGTGCGGGTCACGCACCTGGCGGCAGGGGTGCGGGTCGCCCCCACCGGCCGCCGGCACGTCGTCGTCGTCGTGCCGACCGCCGGCCTCGGGGAGCTGTACGAGAGCGCCGGCGCTCGTGCGGTGGTAGCCGCCGGAGATGGCGCGCCGCCGACGGTCGACGAGGTGTGCGCCGCCGTGCCCCGGCCGCAGGGTGCCGAGGTGATCGTCGTCCCCGGTGACGGCAGCACGGTCGCCGTGACCGCGGACGCCGCCGGCAGGTGGCGCGCCGCCGGAGCCCGGGTCGCCGTGGTGCCCGTGCGCGTCGCGGTCCAGGGCCTCGCCGCCGTCGCCGTGCACCAGGTCGACCGCGCGTTCGATGACGACGCCGTCACCATGACCGCCGCGGCCGCGTCCACCGGGTGCGCCGACGTGCCCGTCGAGGGCACCGACACCGTCACGCGCACGGTCGGCGCCGTCGACCGGTTGCTGTCACCGCGGCAGGCCACACTGGTCACCCTGGTGTGCGGCCCCGACGCCCCCGGCGACCTGGTGGCCGCGGTACGCGAGCACGTGGCGCGTATCGTCCCCGGCGCCGAGGTCGCGGCGTACGACTGCGGGCCGTCGGGCACCGTGTCGGTCGGAGTGGAGTAGGGGACTGGACGAGGCATGGCGGCACTGGACGCGAACCTGAAGACGGTCCTCGGCGACAAGACGGCCAAGGCGCTCGAGCGCGAGCTCGACGTCGTCACGGTCGACGACCTGCTCAGGCACTACCCCCGCCGCTATGCCAAGCGCGGCGAGCTGACCGACCTCGCCGCACTGCGGGAGGACGAGCACGTCACGGTGCTCGCCAGGGTGAAGTCGAGCAGTAGCCGCCCTGTCCAGCAGCGCCACTTCGGCTCCCGGCAGGGCGCGCGCACCCTCGTCGAGGTCGTCGTCACCGACGGCAACGGCGAGCTGCGCCTCACGTTCTTCAACCAGCAGTGGCGTGCGAAGCAGCTCCACGTGGGTGTCGTCGGGCTGTTCTCCGGCAAGGTCTCGACGTACCGCCGCACGCGCCAGCTCGCGCACCCCGACTGCCAGGTGCTCGACGGCCCCGCCGCCTCGATCGACGACGTCGAGGAGCTCGCGCGGGCGCTCATCCCGGTCTACCCGGCCACGGCGAAGCTGCCGTCCTGGCGCATCCAGGCCGCCGTCCGCGTCGTGCTCGACCACCTTGATGTCGACGCCGACGCCGACCCGATGCCGGAGTCCGTCCGCAGGCGGCACCACCTGGTGGGCCTGCGTGACGCGCTCGTCGGGGTGCACCGGCCGGGGGAGTGGGACGAGCTCGGCCGCGCGCGCAGGCGGCTGAAGTGGGACGAGGCGTTCGTCCTGCAGGTCGAGCTGGCGCGGCGGCGGCGCGCGCAGGAGGCGTTGCCGGCGACCCCGCGCAAGCCGAGTGCCGACGGGCTGCTCGACGCCTTCGACGACGCGCTCCCGTTCTCGCTCACCGAGGGGCAGCGGCAGGTCGGCGAGGACATCCTCGCCGACATCGGCCGCAGCCATCCGATGCACCGGCTGCTGCAGGGTGAGGTCGGCAGCGGCAAGACCGTCTGCGCCGTCCGGGCGATGCTCGCCGTCATCGACGCCGGCGGGCAGGCCGCCATCCTCGCGCCCACCGAGGTGCTGGCACAGCAGCACCACCGGTCGATCGTCGAGCTGCTCGGGCCGCTCGCGACGGGCGGCATGCTCGGCGGCGACGAGCGCGGCACCCAGGTCGTGCTGCTCACCGGGTCGATGGGGCAGACCGAACGCCGCCGCGCCCTGCTCGACGCCGCGTCGGGGCAGGCCGGCATCGTCGTCGGCACCCACGCGCTGCTCCAGGACCAGGTGCAGTTCGCCGACCTCGGACTCGTCGTGGTCGACGAGCAGCACAGGTTCGGCGTCGAGCAGCGCGACGCACTGCGCGCCAAGGGCACGGCGCCGCCCCACGTGCTCGTCATGACGGCCACGCCGATCCCGCGCACGGTCGCGATGACCGTCTACGGCGACCTCGACGTCTCGACGCTGAGCGAGCTGCCCGCGGGCAGGTCGACGATCGCGAGCCACGTCGTGCCCGCCGCCGAACGCCCCGCCTACCTCACCCGCACCTGGGAGCGCATCACGGAGGAGATCGCCGCCGGCCACCAGGCGTACGTCGTGTGCCCCAGGATCGGCGACGAGAAGGCCGACGAGGACACCGACACGGACGACGCCGCCACTGCCGCGCGCCGGCCGCCGATGGCGGTGCTCGACGTGGCGCCCAAGCTCGCCGAGGGCCCCTTCGCCGACCTGCGGGTGGGCATCCTGCACGGCCGCATGCCGGCCGAGCGCAAGGACTCCGTGATGCGCGGGTTCGCCCTGGGCGAGTACGACGTCCTCGTCGCGACCACCGTGATCGAGGTCGGCGTCGACGTGCCCAACGCGACCGTCATGGTCGTCATGGACGCCGACCGGTTCGGCGTCGCGCAGCTCCACCAGCTCCGCGGCCGCGTCGGCCGGGGAAGCGCACCCGGGCTGTGCCTGCTCGTCACCGACGCCGAGGCGGAGTCGCCGGCGAGGGAACGGCTCGAGGCCGTCTCCGCCACCGTCGACGGGTTCCGGCTGTCGCGGCTCGACCTCGAGCAGCGCAAGGAGGGCACGATCCTCTCCGACCGCCAGCACGGCCGCACCGACCTGAAGCAGCTCACGCTGCTGCGCGACGAGGACATCATCAAGGACGCCCGCGACGAGGCCGCGACCCTCGTCGCCTCCGACCCCGACCTCACCGAGCACCCCGCGCTCGCACGGGAGATCGAGGCCTTGCTCGGCGACGACGCCGACTACCTCGAGAAGGGCTGACCCGGCCCGCCCCGCGCCCTTCACCTCGTGGACCGGGACTTCACCTCGTCCCGGCATGAGGTGAAGTCCTTGTTGATCACGTTGACGTGATCAACAAGGCGAGGCAGGGGCGCCGGGGCCGCAGCGGGGCAGCGGATCAGTGGTGGCCGACGGGGACGGTCCGGGTGAGGAACTCCTCGGTACGGGCCCAGGCCTCCGCCGCCTGCTCCGGTCGGGAGAAGACCGGCGACCGGGCGTTGTCGAACGCGTGCGAGGCGCCGGGGTAGACGTGCGTCTCGACGTCGTCGCGATGCGCGAACGCGGCGGCCACGGCATGCCTGGTGGCCTCGGGCACGTAGTCGTCGTCGCCACCCCAGTGGAAGAGCACGGGGCAGCGCACGTCAGGTGCCCGGTCGAGCTGCGCGGCGATGTCGGAGCCGTAGTAGAGCACCGCCGCGGCGGGGCCTGCGTGCGCCGCGACGCCGAACGCGATCCCGGCGCCGAGGCAGAAGCCGAGCACGCCGCTGCGCCGGTACACCGCGGGCATCGAGCGCAGGTGCTCGAACGAGGTGACGGCGTCGTCGACGGCCATCGAGAAGTCGAGCCGCCGCCGGTACTCCAGGCCGCGCTCGATCGCGTCGTCGGCCGCCTCGTCGATCGCGACGCCACGTGCCAGGCGCCAGTAGAGGTCGGGCACGATCACCACGTAGCCGAGTCGTGCGAGGCTCTCGGCCCGGCTCCTGACGTAGTCGGTGACACCGAAGATCTCGTGGACCAGGAGCATGCCGGGGCCCGTTCCCGACGGTGGCTCCGCGACCAGGGCCGGGATCGCGCCCGCCCCGTGCGCCGGTACCAACACGGACCGGCTGGTGATTCCCATGGACGACACGTGCCCTTCGACTCGACGGCCCCCGCCAGCCACGATGCAGGATAGGCCCATGAGGATGCATCCGCCGCCCGCCCACGGTGCCGACCCGTGACGCGGATCGTCGCGGGCACCGCCGGTGGCCGCCGGATCGCGGTGCCGCGGACGTTCGCCGGCCGGCCGACGTCGGAGCGCGCACGCGAGGCGCTCTTCGCGAGCCTCACCTCCCGCCTCGGCTCCTGGGAGGGCAGGCGGTTCGCCGACCTCTACGCCGGCACCGGCGCCGTCGGTCTCGAGGCGCTGTCCCGCGGCGCCTCGCACGGTCTGCTCGTCGAGTCCGACCGGTCCGCGGCGCGGGCGATCGCCGCGAACGCCCGCGACATCGGGCTCGACGACGCGGTGGTGGTCTCGCGCCCCGTGGAACAGGTCACCGCGGCGCCGCCGGCCGGCGGGCCGTACGACGTGCTGTTCCTCGACCCGCCGTACCCGCTGCCCGCGGCGGATGTGCGCGACGTGGTCGCCGCCCTGCTGCGCAACGGCTGGTGCGCGACCGGCGGCGTCGTCGTGGTCGAACGTGCGAGCAGGGACGCGCCGTTCCCCTGGCCGGACGACGTCGATCCCGGCACGTCGAGACGGTACGGGGACGCGACGTTTTGGTACGGTCACGCGCATAGCGCGGGTGAGAGGCGGGAGACCTAGTGTTGCGTGTCGTGTGTCCTGGTTCGTTCGACCCGATGACCAACGGGCACCTGGACATCGTCGAGCGCGCGGCGAAGCTCGCCGACGAGGTCGTCGTCGCCGTCCTGATCAACAAGTCGAAGAAGGGCCTCTTCACCGTCGAGGAGCGGCTCGAGATGCTGGCCGAGGTGACGGCGCCG contains these protein-coding regions:
- the rpmB gene encoding 50S ribosomal protein L28; translated protein: MAAVCDVCGKGPMFGNNISHSHRRTRRRFNPNIQTVHAMVGRTRKRLNVCTSCLKRGRVAR
- a CDS encoding DAK2 domain-containing protein; amino-acid sequence: MLRDWCRAAADDLFGVRDAIDALNVFPVADADTGTNLHLTMTAAADALATRAGEDRAGDAWAALSRAALLGAQGNSGVILSQLLRGVAEHAPADGPALARALRHAADVAYAAVGDPIEGTMLTVATAAASAAEVDSTGHADLATVADAAARGAREALDRTPDQLDVLAEAGVVDAGGAGLVVVLEALARACAGRPREPGDLPHVPAPRDGVRPPVLAAVGPAYEVMYLLDAADDAVEALRDTLGGLGDSLVVVGGDGEWNVHVHVDDAGAAVEAGIGAGRPHRVRVTHLAAGVRVAPTGRRHVVVVVPTAGLGELYESAGARAVVAAGDGAPPTVDEVCAAVPRPQGAEVIVVPGDGSTVAVTADAAGRWRAAGARVAVVPVRVAVQGLAAVAVHQVDRAFDDDAVTMTAAAASTGCADVPVEGTDTVTRTVGAVDRLLSPRQATLVTLVCGPDAPGDLVAAVREHVARIVPGAEVAAYDCGPSGTVSVGVE
- the recG gene encoding ATP-dependent DNA helicase RecG yields the protein MAALDANLKTVLGDKTAKALERELDVVTVDDLLRHYPRRYAKRGELTDLAALREDEHVTVLARVKSSSSRPVQQRHFGSRQGARTLVEVVVTDGNGELRLTFFNQQWRAKQLHVGVVGLFSGKVSTYRRTRQLAHPDCQVLDGPAASIDDVEELARALIPVYPATAKLPSWRIQAAVRVVLDHLDVDADADPMPESVRRRHHLVGLRDALVGVHRPGEWDELGRARRRLKWDEAFVLQVELARRRRAQEALPATPRKPSADGLLDAFDDALPFSLTEGQRQVGEDILADIGRSHPMHRLLQGEVGSGKTVCAVRAMLAVIDAGGQAAILAPTEVLAQQHHRSIVELLGPLATGGMLGGDERGTQVVLLTGSMGQTERRRALLDAASGQAGIVVGTHALLQDQVQFADLGLVVVDEQHRFGVEQRDALRAKGTAPPHVLVMTATPIPRTVAMTVYGDLDVSTLSELPAGRSTIASHVVPAAERPAYLTRTWERITEEIAAGHQAYVVCPRIGDEKADEDTDTDDAATAARRPPMAVLDVAPKLAEGPFADLRVGILHGRMPAERKDSVMRGFALGEYDVLVATTVIEVGVDVPNATVMVVMDADRFGVAQLHQLRGRVGRGSAPGLCLLVTDAEAESPARERLEAVSATVDGFRLSRLDLEQRKEGTILSDRQHGRTDLKQLTLLRDEDIIKDARDEAATLVASDPDLTEHPALAREIEALLGDDADYLEKG
- a CDS encoding dienelactone hydrolase family protein, with the protein product MGLSCIVAGGGRRVEGHVSSMGITSRSVLVPAHGAGAIPALVAEPPSGTGPGMLLVHEIFGVTDYVRSRAESLARLGYVVIVPDLYWRLARGVAIDEAADDAIERGLEYRRRLDFSMAVDDAVTSFEHLRSMPAVYRRSGVLGFCLGAGIAFGVAAHAGPAAAVLYYGSDIAAQLDRAPDVRCPVLFHWGGDDDYVPEATRHAVAAAFAHRDDVETHVYPGASHAFDNARSPVFSRPEQAAEAWARTEEFLTRTVPVGHH
- a CDS encoding 16S rRNA (guanine(966)-N(2))-methyltransferase RsmD; protein product: MTRIVAGTAGGRRIAVPRTFAGRPTSERAREALFASLTSRLGSWEGRRFADLYAGTGAVGLEALSRGASHGLLVESDRSAARAIAANARDIGLDDAVVVSRPVEQVTAAPPAGGPYDVLFLDPPYPLPAADVRDVVAALLRNGWCATGGVVVVERASRDAPFPWPDDVDPGTSRRYGDATFWYGHAHSAGERRET